Sequence from the Pagrus major chromosome 15, Pma_NU_1.0 genome:
TTATCTCTGATTGTTTACATCCATTTTCAGCGGATTAGTGAATTTCTGCAGAGTCAAGTTGGGCCTGAGGTGCTGTTCAGTACTTACACAGTTCTTAGTGTTGAGACTGGCCCCATACATCATCAACAGCTTGATCATCTTGAATCTGTTTATTCTCACAGCATCATGCATGGGCGTGTCTCCATCCTTCAGTCGGGACAGAAAACAGATAttgaacatgtttttatgtgaatTTACAGTTGGTTCTTGTACTATTTGATATGTGTAAATACAACAAGTCTGTGGCGATTTAATGTAGCTGTAAGAAGACTGGTGATCTCTGCGTTGTGTTGCCCAGGTCCTTACTCTGTCTTTGGCGTTGACGTCTGCTCCGCAGTGAATGAGATGCTCAGCACACTCGCAGTGTCCCGTCCTCACTGCAACATGGAGAGGAGTGCTGTGCAActgaggagacgagaggagtggatttcacttttaattaatgCATGAGAAATATCCAGAAATGACACTTGTAACATCAGAGGCCCTATCTGTGTATTTTCAATCAAAGACGTGTGGGTTGCATCGAGCTCGGCTGTTTGTCGTGGTGTGAATTGCTGGTGTCTTTTTAAAAACCACCACCAGATGGTGCCAAAGTAAGGAGTTTTCATGACCTGCACACAGTGGTGGAGATATTACACATAAGATGATCTTACGGTTGTCTATGAATGTTAACCTGTGTTTCTTGTGTGATGTGGGTATATGTGCAGAGTGGTTCTCCCTCCCATCTACTATAAAACAAGCAAGTGGGCTACAGGATACAACGGACGCAGCCAGAAGAAAGACCTGAGGAAGAgcgttttctttcttttaacaTAGAAAGCGATACCTTCCATCTCAGATATATGTACCTTTTTATTTCAACTTGTGTTTGCTGAAGACCAGCAGTGCCTCTAAAAGATTATCCACAATAATTGCTGAATGTGAGCCTAAATATGTCATCTATAAACTGCCGGATGAACTGCGTTTTGTTTATTCGGACTGGAGAAAACTCTGACAAACTCAACAGAAAAGGCGGTTCAGTAGTTTGCATTGGACCAGTGTAACTGCAAAAGGAATGAGAAGTTTCCATCAAGTGGCACAGTGTTAAAACAAGTGgctcaaagaaaaacactgtacTGCACTGCACTCGAATGTAGTTGCATATTGAGGATAACAATTCTGTTTAATTCTTCCAACACTGTTGTCTGTTGCCGAGTCCATGCAGTGCTGGAAATGTtgagaaacattttcaacaccttcaaaagagtttatttagtttaagaCCACAGTAGTAGCCACAAAAAAAGGGAACTCTACATCCTTCAATTTTTTACAAACATTCagcatcaacacatctggagatacatGGTTGGCACATGAAGAAATAAGAAGAAGGTTGCTCCTTCGTGTCTTTTGGTCTGACAGCAGAGATGTCGTGGACCTACCTTGTCTCTGTAGGTGATCTTGGCTCCCTGGtcgaggaggagctgcagggcGGGCAGGCTGCCTCCTCTGCAGGCCCAGTGGACGGCTGTGGCCtccagctgaaacacacactgagctgttaGGCCGACGCTGTGTGTTTATTAGAGAATGACAGTTTGGATTAAATCCTACAGTTCTCACCTTGTCTTTTTTGTCAATGGCAGCTCCGGCCTCCAGGAGTCTTTTCATGACCTCCACGTGTCCTTTGAACGAGGCTTTGTGCAGAGCGGTTCTCTGGAACTGGACAAGATATGAAAAGTTTCCTTTTAAATAGCTCGAGAACAGTTTTCTTATGGAGACAACTGATTAATTAAAAGCAAAAGAATTATATCAAAAGATGCAACGTATTTAAtcgtttattttctttcttaattaTTCTACTTTTTATATGATCCTTAAGTATGCATCGCTGCGTGACACTCACATGGTCGGCTGCGTTGGGGTTTCCTCCATCAGTTAGGTACTTCTCTACCACTGGCAGTTTGTTCTCCATAGCTGCTGTCAGAAACAGCTGTTCGTCCACATACTCAGGCTGAAaggtacatttaaaaaaaacttacaaACTATAAACAGAAACTatagaaaatagaaaactaTCAGTAAAGGTACAGATCATATATTtgaccaacaaacacacacagagctggcTACTACTCTTCCAgcaataaacacaatttcagctgaaaattgtgttttaataataaaatagtatTTTCACTCCATGACATGTAGCTCTTAAATATATGGTATGGCCAGTTCCCAGCAATTCAACTCACATGAAGGTTTCTGCAACTAAAGTGGCCACATGTGGGCTCAGCAGAGCTTTTATATCCTTCAAACACCGGATGTCAGTCTCAGAGTTACAATATAAAACTGTCATTTGTTCAGAAAAATCCATCCCAAACATAATTATGACTCAATATGAAAAGCAGAGTGAGACATTGATCACTACAACAGAGGAATGAAGAGTGTCATCTCACCACCGTCTCTGGTTCTGGTTGTTTCTTCTTGTGAACAGGAGCCTTCCTCTCccgtctcctcttcctcagctgCAGGATGTTGAACAGGTCATCGACCGTCTCCAACTTCAGCCTGCCGCTTCTATCGGTCTGACAGGACAGCGTCAGGACAGAGGGTGTCAGCACAACAACGAAGGAagctttatatttaaaaaaaaagcttttattctTCTATGTAGTGATTGATCATAATCAAGTGAAGTGAGAAATTAATATTAGGGATATTAAACGAACGCACTGGACttgaaaaataagaataaaaaagatAAGATTGTGTTTGGATTTCTTAATgtcaaataactttttaaaaactttcaaTGAGGTTCAGAGTCTCGTTTCCTCCTGAGTAGATGATGATCCAGAAAGATGTGTTATATTCCTAAAGGCCACCAGATGGCAGCAAGGACCACGAGACAAACTCAGGGGGACTTTCAAAGACTGTCCTCGTCCAGCGTTGACGTCACTGGCTTTAAATGGTGTATAATGTATCAGTCTCGTTTGAGGTGTCGCATTAGTTACCACCTGTATTTACCTGTTGCACAATCGTGGAAACAACAATAAACTGCAGTCTGACCTCTGTGAACACACGTTTTACTGCCCATCATGTCATGACACATGTTTGCAAAGTGTCCTGTTTCAGTTCTGATGAGTTCTTCTGGTTGGACGGTTATTAAAAGTCTTGAGTCGTGTTTTGAGAAGGAAGCTTTTGTAGTAATTGATGCTTTACAAGtagtaattgagtaaaagtcttaaagtatctgacattaaatgGACTTAAGTATCAAATAAAAGTACGAAAAGTACAACTGATTTTACATATTTGGGTTATAAACTGTTTACTACTTTACGAGTATTGGACCTGAtagtcagcatttttctgagGTTTTCTGAGACTGTCTATAATAAAGGTCTAAACATCTAAAAATGTGATACTCTGACTATAATCAGtctgcagtctgcaaagtaactaccAACTACtcttatcaaataaatgtagtgaggtggaagtataaagtagcaaaaaaataaaaatactcaagtaaagtacaagtacctcaaaactgtattGAAGTGCAGCACTCCATCACTGCTCATGTAGAAGTTTACACAGGTACTGTACCTATGTACAACTTTGAAGTACTtgcacttgagtatttttttatttcatgtcattttgtgCTACTTTTCGGCCTCATGCACTGCTATAGATCAAATACGAAGGAACTATGTGAAACAGCTCCAACTGAAAAAATAGAACATTTAAGTTCTACTTTAATGCAAATACATCAATAATATTGatcaaataatataataatataacactgACAGGACCGGTCAAGTACATTTATCAGATAACACTTcttttacaaaagtaaaaaaatgttaatgcagAACTTTGACTTGTAATGGAGTGTATTTACTGGTGTGTTGTGGTATTACTACGTTACTGAAGTAAATGATCTGAAACTAGCTCactatttttaatgtatttctctCCTGTTACTGCATTTAATATtattcctgctgcagctgcttaTTATTACTACTAGCTGTATGAGGTCACTGATGCCACAAGTAATGTTCCTTaaatcaatatataaatatgcagTGAAATATTTACTTCCATACACAGCTCAGTATAACCACTACTACTGGCTGCAGTGGTGACAGCAGGTACTGACACTGCTGCTTAATGTATTCATGTGTTCTTACATTGAGAGCGGCGACGCTGACTTCCTCCTGCTCACTGCCGCTGTCGCTCTCCTCTGACAGGTCCCTGCCCACCAGCTCCCTGTGGGACCTGCGGTCGTCCTGCTTCTCTTGATTGACAGCTGCTTCGTACACGCCCCCTTGAAAGTCGGCCGCCTCTTTGCCCTCTGACCTCTTGCCGGACACCTgacggagagaggagaggtgattTATAATTAAATACAGGTTTCTGTGGGGAACACAGCGGTAGAGCACCACGAGCTCCCTGCatgtttcaaaaagaagtccacATAACTTACGTGATTCACATGTGcctttattttattaagttcatgtgtgaaaatagCCAAATGTTACATAGGTGATAGTAACATTCACATGTGAGGGAGAACATTTAATGTGGTTTCAtggtttgtgaaaaaaaagccaatcacgTGTGAATGGATGTAATTCAAATGTGGTCATTTGCATTGGcaaatttcacatgtgacattttcataagTGTAAGACTAAACAATGTATAAAAGCAAAGACTCGTGAGAAGTGAGTTTGGGGAAAGCTAAATTAAACCGGAGGCAGACTCTCATGCTAACGTCTCGCTGGAAGATCAGCAGGagagattttgttttgtgtcaatCCAGATTTGAACACATGAGCAGCTCCCAGCGTTCAGCCGCTGCCGAGCCGAGTCCTGCTGCTGACGGAGGAATGTAAACACAGCAGGCtcccacacattcacacacacacacacacacacacacacacacacctgcacacttTAATCAGCTGGGACTGTGTTTGTACGTCCAGCTGTTTATATGTGACTGAATCACTCGTGTAATTATTTAAATCATCCGAATTAACTTTTAATGATTATTGACGAGAAACCTTCAGTTAAATCACCAACAACAGCTCTGAGTAATCATCTGTTGTTTGGTGTTTAATCACCATTTCTGACTTACTCCCTACATGTCAGGACCTGATGTGATGATTTACACGTAGATGGCAAACTATTAAAACAATCTGCCACAGTTTACTTATTCATCACTACTATTATACATTATTGTCTAATTTCAGGATTTGAacatctccttttctttctttcaaagatTTTCTTGGTTCAACACATTTTCTAGAATCAAAATCAGAGAATacttaataaaaaatatatatttttctaaagtaaatgagagaacaaaaacagagaagatcATTGCCTTAGCTTCTCATTTCAGGGAGAAATTTCCATTCTGCACGTTTCACTTATTTTAAGAATTATTAGAAACATACAACATCTCTGTTTTGCTCGTCTGTCTGCTTCTCATAATTGCTGTCATTCACATTGACACACATGATCTCAGATCTTACCAGCTCTTCAACACTGTGCAGTCCCATTCTTCTCCTTGATGTGAAGTAGTTCAGTAGCTCTGTGGGAAACTGGAGGTGGAGTTAAGTCCAGCGgttcttcttctgctgtgaTGGTCagcgtctctgtgtgtctctgctgcctGCAGCCGGAGCCTCGGCCTCTTATATAGCCCCGTCAGACCTCCACTCAGATCACATTACCCTCCTCATGTGCTCATTTGGCATGCTCAACatcaccccacacacacacacacacacacacacacagccaccaTCAGGTCTGCCCAGTTTATGTCACTCTATGTCACCGTGCAAAGATGGAGGTGAGGTAAGAGGCGTCACTCTGCATCACACTCTGATGTGTGTTCACATTCTTGGTTTGTGATACCGAAAGAATTTAATGagactgaaaagaaatgctTAGTAGTGACGCCCGAACAAAAATGTTGCAAGTGAAATGAGCTTTTTCACGTCAGGTGAGAATTTTAacactggaaataaaaatggaatgtgtgaaataaaatatatgtcaCACTTGAGCTGCACATTAGCAgaagaaatgtacttttttcacataaatgaatattttcacatgtgaaatataCATGTTCACATCAGAATTacatacatgaaaacaaatgtatggGAAACAAATCACTTCAAATGACGTcaaatttgcattttcacaCGCGACTGTGTATTCCCATGCAATAAAGATAATGTCACATGTTCACTGGGCATTTTCTGAGATGTAAAACGactacaacaataaaaacaatacagctcatctggttTGCTCCAAGTTTTTGGAAGTTTtcggaagccccgagatcccaaattgatttgagaagacGTTATTTAAACCCGagatcttcactgtagctgctaagcttaaAGCGCTCACCCTATCTGAAGCGGGTGCAGGAGCTTTGCCCGCACGTCGAGGTTgtgaataatgtcttttcaaatcagtgggggatctcagggcttctggaggcTTGGATTACACCgtacgagctgtatggagccactttatggttgtttttctccagatacttcagttgtttagcagaacgctgcagctgttttgctgtgaagctccagaaatgttttgtggactacgagacttcacctgactttccatcagtgtgggtatgaattttcattttgagtgaacttatcctttaagggtTAACGCCCATCGTCAGTAAACCATGTCATCCTTTCCCGTTAACTCCGGAGCAGATGATGTTCTCAAACATAGACCATCTTTGGCAGCGTCATGCTGGGCATGTAGCCCCAGAcatgcagtgatgtcacagtgaggAGACATGGTGTTCATGGTGGTTGAGAAATAAATAGTCACAGTTCCAAACATCATCTCACTGCactccagccaatcacagatCAAGGTCAAAGGTGAGCGAGACGCCTGACAGTTTGCGTGACAGCCAGCAGTGAGTAACGTCGTATCAGCTGCTTAATGTCCTGCTGTTAAATGTGGTCAAACTGCATATTACACATCTCACAGCCATGTCAGTACATGCTCTGACAGTGATGACACCTGACGGGATGTCATGGTCACAAGCTGTGAGCTCACCGTCAACCAATCAGAAGTAAGACAGCGAAGATGTCAGGTGTGATGCATGAAAAAGTACTTTATTATTAATGCAAGTTCAAAGTCATGCTCAGTTAGATGTCGAACTTGACTTGACACCTCAGCTACTTTCAGTGCATACACTCAAACTTGTACTTTTGAAAAAAGTAAGGGAGAGTTTTTataattcatcctgagggggatGAATGTCTGAACAACGTTCCATGCAGTGTTtgaaaaagtacccaaaagtcacacAAAAGTCCTGAAGTATCTGAGATTAAAAGTAATCTTCTGGCGATAAATGAACCAAAGTATCTaaactaaaagtaaaattaaattagacatatattttcatgtatgttttataattttatcCGATTATTTGCTGATAAAATTGGAAGTATTTTTTAGTTTTGGTgcccttattttgaaaactggAACCGGGCATAGCATactgagttgttgttttttaatctaaaaatattCTCACTTGCAGAATGACCGTATGGAGTAAAGTTAAAGATGGCAGCACACAGACTGAACTATTGTAGAAGATGAAGAGGGTCGATAAACTGGTGACGAAGCAGATTTTGCATAAAGAAAGGTTGTTTTCATGTAAAAGTGTAGAATTTCTCTCTTGGACAAAAAGACGTGaagtccacagacagacactgttAACTGGCTCCTTGGTTACCTACTGAAATAGGTTCTGAACCAAACTTGGATATAAAGCACATATAATAACTGACCGACAATAAAGATCATATGACAAAAGTCGTATTGCAAATGAAGAAGAATCGAGGCCAATCCAgagaaaaatatacatttcaaTAATCAATGTTTAATGACCATGATAACAAAAGTGTTCTGCTTATTTCTGCTCCTTTAACATCAAAACTGAGCCGTCGCTCGGATGCTTGCAGCCACGCTGTCCATCTCTGACCCTCTGACAGTGAATTCGTGGCTGCAAGCTATTTCTGCAGCTGACCTTGTGACTGAAATAGATGGTAAAAGGGGGCAAACTGTTTTGGATGGGGACCTTCACAACTTTGACATCTAGCTATAgatgtgtgtgcagcagcagattcAAGTTCTTGCCCAAGTGCACGGCGGCGTGCAGCTGTGACGCAATTGACGGAAACGTGAACAGGAACATAACGGCGTCCTCGTGAATTAGCAGAAGCTATGAAACATCGGTTTATAAAATGAGTCTTAGTTAAGGGCCAGcatttgttttaaagtaaattTTCCAACAATAACTGTGTGTGAAATCTaaaaaagcatctttttctCTTGGTTCTGGCCTCCTGTACAGACTGGACCACCTGGAAATGATGTTTATATGCAACTAATGTGCATTAGAAAATGGGTTTCTAGAGAATTGTTGCCTCAATTAAATGGATTTAAATCAGGAGGAAACATTTAACTGcatgtaaaacagaaaacagacgtGCAGCTGACAATCAGGAGGGCGGCAACAATTTCTCTGCGGTGTAAATGGACCTCAGGCATGTGTTTCACGTCGGTCTTACAGTCCCTGCAGTGTGCTGAAAGTTTACCGTGATGTCTGCAGTCTTTAGATGACGATATGATGAGTGAATTAAATCCCTCACATTAGCTCATGGGGCACAtaccacacagcagacacatccTGTGCTGTGGATCCTGTACCAAAATGAATAGCTAAGGTAGGACTCAGTCTATCAGCtcaaaagtttaaaacaaaaaaaaaaacgttctGCTAAAGTTAGAAACTAGCTAATGTTTGCATTTATCTGTAGAATATTGACACAATCTAATTCAGAAAAGGTGAGAAAGTCAGTTTCTTTTATAAAATCACAAACCACACTGCCTCAGTGgactttacaatctgtacagtaaaaccacatcctctgtcctcagactctCTTTACAAGTAAACTGTATGGTTCAATAGCCAGCTGGTTAAATTCACCTACAGCATCTCCACCGGCTCGTTCCACCCGAGTGATCATAGATTTTAATGAGGCCGCTGCAATGATCAGAATATTGAAGACAGACGAGATGTGCAACTAACACCGAGATCAAAAACCAGCACGGTCCACTTAATGGCTGTCTGAAATCATATCACAAGATCCTTCCAACCATTAATATGAGAACTATGTTGTGATATTAATGATTGTAGGtaaaaaggataaataaatgttcaacAGCTCCACCAGACCTGCTGTCTCTGCCTCTTTAAGGTGGGTCCAAGTCTTAGTTAGGGCAGTCAGACCCCTACAATCCCCCTACAACACAGCATCACAACAAGCTCCTCTGtattctcctccagcagcagcactgaccaTAAATTATGAACAGGAATAAAAGCAAcaactttttattcatttatttttgtgcgGTGATGAAGTATGTGACCGCGGTGCTGACAGCTCCACGGCTCGGTCGGAACGGAAATACCATGTTGGTGCAATGAGCGCCTGGCACCAACAGTGAGACTAAATAAAAAAGGTGCAGctcaccaaaataaaagtccctTGTGGCTCTTACAGCTGCCACTCCCtcctttcaaacacacacagatcatttTCTGAAATTTGTCAGCAGTCTGACGGAGAGTGTGAAGATAACACTAtctataaatgtgtgtgtgtgtgctgagttCCTgtgcagcctggtcagtggtgTGCCGGTAGTCTAGTTTGGCATCGAACCCACAGGGATACATCATAGGATTCTGTAATTATAAATAGGCCCCGTGCAGAATTCCTTCTCTGGAAATATATCTAGTTTACTCTATTATTAGCCGTGTAAATCCTCCTCTCACTCACTATCCTTATTGGAGGGGTGTGGGGCAGTGCATCTGTGAGATCGATTGCAGTTCCTCGGCACTGTTTACGAGTGTGTCAACGTATGAAGATAATCCTTCACTCAGAGAGACAAACCGTCCGGTAGTAATTCATGACGCTGTTTGCTTTCTGACAAGCGCCTGCGGGGGCTCGGCAGCCCCCC
This genomic interval carries:
- the LOC141009032 gene encoding uncharacterized protein; translated protein: MGLHSVEELVSGKRSEGKEAADFQGGVYEAAVNQEKQDDRRSHRELVGRDLSEESDSGSEQEEVSVAALNTDRSGRLKLETVDDLFNILQLRKRRRERKAPVHKKKQPEPETVPEYVDEQLFLTAAMENKLPVVEKYLTDGGNPNAADHFQRTALHKASFKGHVEVMKRLLEAGAAIDKKDKLEATAVHWACRGGSLPALQLLLDQGAKITYRDKLHSTPLHVAVRTGHCECAEHLIHCGADVNAKDRDGDTPMHDAVRINRFKMIKLLMMYGASLNTKNCDGKTPLETLYSWQNGAKSLLCNFSQENPNQ